In Flavobacteriales bacterium, the following proteins share a genomic window:
- the tatC gene encoding twin-arginine translocase subunit TatC: MSFFGHLEEMRWRLVRIAAVVLTFAILIFINTEWIINTVYINMAKTDFITYRWFCAIGNFFGLEDSLCATEIKLKFQSIKMTGQFSTNIYFSIVGGVVLAFPFIVYQIWGFVNPGLKTNEKSATRGIVGWASLLFILGIAFGYFIIAPLTVQFFGNYTMSDEIMNIPTIGDYIGIITSTTFWTGLLFELPVIIYILTRLGIVGPEFLRTYRKHAVVVVLIVSAVITPPDFFSQIVVAIPILLLYEISIMVSARTQKRSAAKS; encoded by the coding sequence ATGTCATTTTTCGGTCATCTCGAAGAAATGAGATGGCGACTGGTTCGTATTGCTGCAGTGGTTCTCACCTTTGCAATTTTGATTTTCATTAATACGGAATGGATCATCAATACGGTATACATCAACATGGCAAAAACCGACTTTATTACCTACCGTTGGTTTTGTGCAATCGGAAATTTTTTCGGATTAGAAGATTCACTCTGTGCCACTGAAATAAAACTGAAGTTTCAGAGTATTAAAATGACCGGACAATTCTCCACTAACATTTATTTTTCAATTGTTGGAGGAGTTGTTTTAGCCTTTCCATTTATCGTTTATCAGATTTGGGGATTTGTAAATCCGGGATTAAAAACCAATGAAAAATCTGCCACCCGTGGAATTGTAGGTTGGGCCAGTCTTCTTTTTATTCTTGGAATCGCCTTTGGATATTTCATTATTGCCCCCCTCACCGTACAATTTTTCGGAAATTATACGATGTCGGACGAAATCATGAATATTCCCACCATCGGCGATTATATTGGCATCATTACATCAACTACTTTCTGGACCGGCTTGCTGTTTGAACTACCGGTTATCATTTACATTTTAACCCGCCTTGGAATTGTTGGTCCGGAATTTTTAAGAACCTATCGGAAACATGCTGTTGTTGTTGTTTTAATCGTATCTGCCGTTATCACTCCACCTGATTTCTTTTCGCAAATTGTAGTTGCCATTCCGATTTTATTACTCTATGAAATCAGTATTATGGTCTCGGCAAGAACGCAAAAACGATCCGCTGCTAAATCCTAA
- a CDS encoding ComEC family competence protein, protein MAGILTSAIFTAEHTLLFSCLAASILVQFIFLFPAMRDVRIKFKKSRSIVLFISVYLFGWSLSSWNNHLKTAHHYSNFISSGENQKVVLKLNSPWEESHFGYKTEAVVEQIFFNESWYFTNGKIQLKTKKEIEFKLPQAGEQIIIYTKLNPIKKSKNPFDPDFATLLKRKTITHQIYLDSTNWKTGTTISNSIFLMAGEIRNSLSELLKSGIESSAHHAIVSALILGERTNIDQQIMLAFSATGTIHVLSVSGMHAGLIYLLISYLVKLVFPQERKPLFYSLFTILPLWSYALITGFSPSVLRAVAMLSLIIIGKSAKMFTNVYNTLGGSAFILLCINPDLINNAGFQLSYLAVIGIVSVHPMVYSIFYFKNKWVDKAWVLSSVSLSAQLTTFPLALFHFGTFPNYFLFTNLLIIPLSSLVLFSGIAALAFSSIPFLNELCFFVLNKSMIVLMATVHWFASIPGATTTIYLSAVECIIVYLMLLSIFILIRFKFQIAKHIFLSSAALFFIVKSFNWNTNHNTQIRFLYCKNCNAISFQTQSKNYLFTQGKLPDPFFMNGIQNEKDRRELNTLIQFHVDSLPNQAFSCPYFCYNEGILSIGNFRVGLIIGSQKKRAPLNVNAVLVSGLHPYSSIREMDQFNCQLIILGNGCSKRRREKWKEYALNNKKTMWSIPDSGAKVISLYFP, encoded by the coding sequence ATGGCGGGAATTTTAACTTCGGCTATTTTTACAGCCGAACATACACTGCTATTTTCCTGTTTAGCAGCAAGTATTTTAGTTCAATTCATCTTCTTGTTTCCAGCAATGAGAGATGTCCGGATTAAATTCAAAAAATCCAGAAGTATCGTTTTATTTATTTCTGTTTATCTATTTGGCTGGAGTCTTAGTAGCTGGAACAATCACCTTAAAACTGCGCATCACTATTCCAACTTTATTTCCAGCGGAGAAAATCAAAAGGTTGTATTGAAGTTAAATTCTCCCTGGGAAGAAAGCCATTTCGGTTATAAAACAGAGGCTGTTGTTGAGCAAATTTTTTTTAATGAGTCCTGGTATTTTACCAATGGAAAAATACAACTGAAAACCAAAAAAGAAATTGAATTCAAATTACCTCAAGCGGGTGAACAAATTATTATTTACACGAAATTAAATCCTATTAAAAAATCAAAAAATCCGTTTGATCCTGATTTTGCCACCTTGCTAAAGCGAAAAACAATTACGCACCAAATCTATCTTGATAGCACGAACTGGAAAACGGGAACAACGATTTCGAACTCCATCTTTTTAATGGCAGGTGAAATAAGAAATTCCCTTTCTGAACTTTTAAAATCAGGAATAGAAAGTTCAGCTCATCATGCAATTGTAAGTGCTTTAATTCTTGGAGAGCGCACAAATATTGATCAACAAATCATGCTGGCATTTTCAGCAACGGGTACCATTCATGTGCTTTCAGTATCCGGAATGCACGCTGGATTAATTTATCTCCTGATCTCCTACCTTGTGAAATTGGTTTTCCCTCAGGAAAGAAAGCCTCTTTTCTACTCATTGTTTACCATACTTCCCCTATGGAGTTATGCCTTAATAACCGGATTTTCTCCTTCTGTTTTAAGGGCTGTTGCCATGTTAAGTCTGATTATCATTGGTAAATCTGCAAAGATGTTTACCAATGTATACAATACCCTTGGCGGATCTGCTTTTATCCTGTTATGCATCAATCCCGATCTAATTAATAATGCCGGATTTCAGCTTTCCTATCTTGCAGTGATAGGGATTGTGTCAGTACATCCAATGGTTTATTCCATTTTCTATTTTAAAAATAAGTGGGTCGATAAAGCTTGGGTTTTAAGCTCAGTATCATTATCAGCACAGCTGACCACCTTCCCCTTGGCACTTTTCCATTTCGGCACTTTTCCAAATTACTTTCTATTCACCAACCTCCTTATTATCCCCTTGAGTAGTCTGGTGTTGTTTTCAGGAATCGCAGCACTTGCATTTTCGTCCATTCCATTTTTAAATGAACTCTGTTTTTTCGTGCTGAATAAATCCATGATTGTCCTAATGGCAACTGTCCATTGGTTTGCCTCCATCCCCGGAGCAACCACTACCATTTATTTATCTGCAGTTGAATGTATCATTGTTTATTTGATGCTGCTTTCCATTTTTATTTTAATTCGATTCAAATTCCAAATTGCCAAACACATTTTTCTCAGCTCCGCAGCTTTATTTTTTATCGTAAAGTCGTTCAATTGGAACACTAATCATAATACACAAATCCGATTTCTGTATTGTAAAAACTGTAACGCTATCAGTTTTCAAACTCAATCCAAAAACTACCTATTTACTCAAGGGAAATTACCTGATCCTTTTTTTATGAATGGAATCCAAAACGAAAAGGATAGAAGGGAACTAAATACGTTAATTCAATTTCATGTCGACAGTCTTCCAAATCAAGCATTTTCCTGTCCATACTTCTGCTACAATGAAGGCATTCTTTCTATTGGGAATTTCAGAGTTGGATTAATTATTGGTTCACAAAAAAAGAGAGCTCCGCTAAATGTAAACGCGGTACTTGTAAGTGGATTACATCCTTATTCCAGCATTAGAGAAATGGATCAGTTCAATTGCCAATTAATCATTTTAGGGAATGGATGCAGTAAACGCCGAAGAGAAAAATGGAAGGAATATGCACTAAACAACAAAAAAACAATGTGGAGTATTCCGGATTCAGGAGCTAAAGTGATCTCCCTTTATTTTCCCTGA
- the panB gene encoding 3-methyl-2-oxobutanoate hydroxymethyltransferase encodes MSFAKKEVKRVTTHVLAEMKARGEKISMLTAYDFSMAKLIDEAGIDVILVGDSASNVMAGHETTLPITLDQMIYHASSVVRAAGRCLVVVDLPFGSYQGNSKEALASAIRIMKESGAHAVKMEGGREIKDSVERILSAGIPVMGHLGLTPQSIYKFGTYVVRAKEEEEANRLIEDAHLLAESGCFAIVLEKIPAKLAARVASEVTIPIIGIGAGSGVDGQVLVMHDMLGINTEFQPRFLRKYADLSSIINGAVKQFITDVKKVDFPNEKESY; translated from the coding sequence ATGTCGTTCGCAAAAAAAGAAGTTAAGCGGGTAACTACCCACGTTTTGGCTGAAATGAAGGCCAGAGGAGAGAAGATTTCGATGCTGACAGCCTATGACTTTTCCATGGCTAAACTCATCGACGAAGCAGGAATTGACGTGATTTTAGTGGGAGATTCGGCATCCAATGTGATGGCAGGACACGAAACTACGCTGCCTATTACTTTGGATCAAATGATATATCACGCTTCCTCTGTAGTAAGAGCTGCAGGAAGATGTTTGGTGGTAGTGGATCTGCCGTTTGGTTCGTATCAGGGAAATTCCAAAGAAGCCTTGGCATCTGCCATTCGAATTATGAAAGAATCGGGTGCGCACGCTGTGAAAATGGAAGGCGGAAGAGAAATTAAAGATTCAGTGGAGCGAATTTTATCGGCAGGTATTCCGGTTATGGGTCACCTGGGATTAACACCGCAGTCCATTTATAAATTTGGTACTTACGTTGTTCGTGCAAAAGAAGAAGAAGAAGCCAATCGTTTGATTGAAGACGCACATTTATTAGCAGAATCGGGATGTTTTGCCATTGTATTGGAAAAAATTCCGGCAAAGTTGGCCGCGCGTGTGGCATCTGAAGTCACTATTCCAATTATTGGTATAGGTGCAGGTTCTGGCGTAGATGGTCAGGTTTTAGTGATGCACGATATGTTGGGGATTAACACAGAATTTCAGCCGCGATTTTTGCGGAAATACGCCGATTTAAGCAGTATTATCAATGGGGCAGTGAAACAATTTATCACCGATGTGAAAAAAGTGGATTTCCCCAATGAAAAAGAATCGTACTAA
- a CDS encoding carboxymuconolactone decarboxylase family protein, protein MSNPVDDFNDYRSKMNEKLLGNDNLVIKRFFNLDTNCYSEGVLPEKTKEMLGLVASLVLRCDDCVKYHLEKCYELKVSRDEMLEIIQVGLVVGGSITIPHIRRAYEFWEALENR, encoded by the coding sequence ATGAGCAATCCAGTAGATGATTTTAATGACTACCGAAGCAAAATGAACGAAAAGCTTCTGGGCAATGATAACCTGGTCATAAAACGATTCTTTAATTTAGATACCAATTGTTACAGCGAAGGGGTTCTCCCGGAGAAAACAAAGGAAATGTTGGGATTGGTTGCTTCCCTGGTTTTGCGTTGCGACGATTGTGTAAAATATCATTTGGAAAAATGCTATGAACTGAAAGTTTCCAGAGACGAAATGCTGGAAATAATTCAGGTTGGACTGGTCGTTGGTGGTTCCATCACCATTCCCCACATCCGCAGAGCCTACGAATTCTGGGAAGCACTCGAAAATCGCTAA
- the dnaK gene encoding molecular chaperone DnaK, producing the protein MSKIIGIDLGTTNSCVAVMEGNQPVVIPNSEGKNTTPSIVGFVEGGERKVGDPAKRQAITNPRNTIFSIKRFMGNTYDEVKTEVSRVPYEVVKGDNNTPRVNIHDRLYTPQEISAMILQKMKKTAEDYLGHEVTEAVITVPAYFNDAQRQATKEAGEIAGLKVRRIINEPTAASLAYGLDKKNQEMKVVVFDCGGGTHDVSVLELGDGVFEVKATDGDTHLGGDDFDQKIIDWLAEEFLKEEGIDLRKDPMALQRLKEAAEKAKIELSSTTSSEINLPYIMPVNGIPKHLVRSLTRAKFEQLVDDLIKRTIEPCRSALKNAGYTVNDIDEVILVGGSTRIPAVQAAVKSFFGKDPSKGVNPDEVVAIGAAIQGAVLTGEVKDVLLLDVTPLSLGIETMGGVLTKLIEANTTIPSKKTETFSTASDNQPSVTIHVLQGERPMAKDNRTIGQFNLDGIPPAPRGVPQIEVTFDIDANGILNVSAKDKATGKEQKIRIEASSGLSKDEIDRMRKEAEANAETDRKAKETIDKLNQADSMIFQTEKQLQEFGDKIPADKRSAIDNALAELKKAHESKDLPSIETAMANLNNVFQAAAQEMYANTGGNPGADQNSGANTGNDQEVTDVDFEEVKDKN; encoded by the coding sequence ATGAGTAAGATTATCGGAATCGACCTTGGAACAACCAACAGTTGTGTTGCTGTAATGGAAGGTAACCAACCTGTTGTAATTCCTAATAGCGAAGGAAAAAACACCACCCCATCCATTGTAGGATTTGTAGAAGGAGGGGAACGCAAAGTTGGGGATCCTGCAAAACGTCAGGCGATCACGAATCCGCGTAACACTATATTTTCCATTAAACGCTTTATGGGGAATACCTACGACGAAGTGAAAACGGAAGTATCCCGCGTTCCTTATGAAGTGGTTAAAGGTGATAACAATACCCCTCGTGTAAACATCCACGACCGTCTCTATACCCCACAGGAAATTTCTGCAATGATTCTTCAGAAAATGAAGAAAACCGCAGAAGACTATTTGGGTCACGAAGTGACAGAAGCAGTTATTACTGTTCCTGCCTATTTTAACGACGCGCAACGTCAGGCAACCAAAGAAGCCGGAGAAATCGCAGGCTTAAAAGTTCGTCGTATTATCAACGAACCAACCGCTGCTTCATTGGCGTATGGTCTTGACAAGAAAAATCAGGAAATGAAAGTGGTCGTATTCGACTGCGGTGGAGGTACACACGACGTTTCAGTTCTGGAATTAGGAGACGGGGTTTTTGAAGTAAAAGCAACAGATGGAGACACTCACCTTGGTGGTGATGACTTCGATCAAAAAATTATTGATTGGTTAGCAGAAGAATTCCTAAAAGAAGAAGGAATTGATCTTCGCAAAGACCCAATGGCACTTCAACGCTTAAAAGAAGCTGCTGAGAAAGCAAAAATTGAATTATCCAGCACCACTAGTTCTGAAATTAACCTGCCATACATCATGCCGGTTAATGGAATTCCAAAACACTTAGTTCGCTCTTTAACCCGTGCTAAATTCGAACAATTGGTGGACGACCTGATTAAACGAACCATTGAGCCATGTCGCTCTGCACTTAAAAATGCAGGTTATACCGTAAATGATATTGATGAAGTAATTCTTGTTGGCGGATCTACGCGTATACCTGCTGTACAAGCTGCAGTAAAAAGTTTCTTTGGAAAAGATCCTTCTAAAGGTGTAAATCCGGATGAAGTTGTTGCTATCGGAGCAGCTATTCAAGGTGCGGTATTAACAGGTGAAGTGAAAGACGTATTGCTCCTGGATGTTACTCCACTTTCATTAGGTATTGAAACCATGGGTGGTGTACTTACCAAATTAATTGAAGCGAATACAACCATTCCTTCGAAAAAAACAGAAACCTTCTCTACAGCATCCGATAACCAACCTTCGGTTACCATTCACGTATTGCAAGGTGAACGTCCAATGGCAAAAGACAACCGCACCATTGGTCAATTCAATCTTGATGGAATTCCACCAGCACCACGCGGCGTACCACAAATTGAAGTGACATTTGATATCGACGCGAATGGAATTCTGAATGTTTCTGCAAAAGATAAAGCAACCGGAAAAGAACAAAAAATCAGAATTGAAGCCAGCTCTGGATTAAGTAAAGATGAAATTGATCGCATGCGTAAAGAAGCAGAGGCTAATGCTGAAACGGATCGTAAAGCGAAAGAAACCATCGATAAGTTGAACCAGGCCGACAGTATGATTTTCCAAACCGAAAAACAATTGCAGGAATTTGGAGATAAAATACCCGCCGACAAACGCTCAGCGATTGATAATGCTCTGGCAGAACTCAAGAAAGCACATGAATCGAAAGATTTACCTTCCATTGAAACGGCTATGGCAAACCTGAACAATGTATTCCAGGCTGCTGCACAGGAAATGTATGCAAATACAGGAGGAAATCCCGGCGCTGACCAAAACAGCGGTGCCAATACCGGAAACGATCAGGAAGTAACTGACGTGGATTTTGAAGAGGTAAAAGACAAGAATTAA
- a CDS encoding RluA family pseudouridine synthase, with translation MKEYSPEVIYEDNHLIAVNKRSGEIVQGDKTGDEPMSESLKRYLKEKYNKPGNVFCGVIHRIDRPVTGVVLFAKTSKALSRMSESFREKDIQKTYWALVKKKPAKPEDDLVHFLVKDEKTNKSKAFQKEVPGSKRSELKYRLIASGENYHLLEILPLTGRHHQIRAQLAAIGSPIKGDLKYGAERSNKDGSISLHARKLDFIHPTSGLPITIEAPVPSDNLWRDMEAKVNLT, from the coding sequence ATGAAAGAATATTCTCCGGAAGTCATTTATGAGGACAATCATCTCATTGCCGTAAATAAACGTTCAGGAGAAATTGTGCAGGGTGATAAAACAGGTGATGAACCAATGAGTGAATCATTAAAACGTTATCTGAAGGAGAAATACAATAAACCCGGAAATGTTTTTTGTGGAGTAATTCACCGGATTGATCGTCCTGTAACCGGCGTGGTTTTATTTGCAAAAACCAGTAAAGCACTCAGCAGGATGTCGGAAAGTTTTAGAGAGAAAGACATACAGAAAACCTATTGGGCACTGGTGAAAAAAAAGCCTGCTAAACCGGAAGATGATTTGGTTCACTTTTTAGTGAAGGATGAAAAAACCAATAAATCAAAAGCATTTCAAAAGGAAGTCCCGGGAAGCAAACGTTCAGAATTGAAGTATCGCTTAATTGCCTCCGGAGAAAATTATCATTTATTGGAAATATTACCGTTAACCGGACGCCATCATCAAATCAGAGCGCAATTGGCAGCTATTGGGTCGCCGATAAAAGGGGATTTAAAATATGGAGCTGAGCGCAGCAATAAAGACGGATCTATTTCCCTGCATGCCCGCAAACTCGATTTTATTCACCCAACAAGCGGTTTACCAATTACAATTGAAGCACCGGTTCCTTCTGATAATTTGTGGCGGGATATGGAAGCAAAAGTTAATTTAACTTAA
- the recQ gene encoding DNA helicase RecQ: METLEISPKDALQKFFGFNKFKGHQEAIINNLLSGNHTFVIMPTGGGKSLCYQLPALMMEGTAIVVSPLIALMKNQVDSIRNYGSDDSVAHFLNSSLTKAEIQKVKKNILDGKTKLLYVAPESLTKQENIDFLTTIKVSFFAIDEAHCISEWGHDFRPEYRKLRPMIDQVGENVPIIALTATATPKVQMDIQKNLGMMDATVYKASFNRSNLFYEVRPKRDVVKEIIRFIKTKSGKSGIVYCLSRKKVEEIAEILKVNGIKALAYHAGLDATTRAKHQDMFLMEDVDVIVATIAFGMGIDKPDVRFVIHHDIPKSLESYYQETGRAGRDGGEGHCLAFYSYKDVEKLEKFLNGKHVSEVEIGKQLLHEIVSFAETSMCRRKYLLYYFGEHFEEKSCGDMCDNCRNPREKTEGKDELLILLDSIAETKEKHKAKHLISILTGDLTGDIRTYKHDKLEVFGKGAEHSDKFWAAVIRQSIVAGYINKEIETYGVLNITKKGKAFMENPVSFMVLKEHDYEGDSSDDDDDIISGKSGGTAVDENLFSMLKDLRKTIAKQKNVPPFVVFQDPSLEDMSVQYPITVKELNNITGVGAGKAERFGKPFVDLIAKYVEENNIDRPQDLVIKSVVNKSGAKVQIIQNVDRKLSLESIGKALGKSVNEVVAEIESIVASGTRINISYVIDDVLDEDCQEEIFDYFRSAESDSLTDAYHEFDGAYSEEELRLMRIKFMSEMAN, translated from the coding sequence ATGGAGACATTAGAGATTTCCCCGAAGGACGCACTACAGAAATTTTTTGGTTTTAATAAGTTCAAGGGGCATCAGGAAGCTATTATCAATAATTTACTTTCGGGCAACCATACTTTTGTTATCATGCCAACCGGAGGTGGAAAATCGCTCTGTTATCAGTTGCCCGCATTGATGATGGAGGGAACAGCTATTGTTGTTTCTCCTTTGATTGCTTTGATGAAGAATCAGGTTGATTCCATTCGCAATTATGGTTCAGATGATAGCGTAGCACATTTTTTAAATTCTTCCTTAACCAAGGCAGAAATACAAAAAGTAAAAAAGAATATTCTCGACGGTAAAACAAAATTACTTTATGTTGCACCGGAGTCGCTCACGAAGCAGGAAAATATAGATTTTCTCACCACCATTAAAGTTTCCTTTTTTGCAATTGACGAAGCGCACTGTATTTCGGAATGGGGACATGATTTTCGTCCCGAATACCGCAAGCTACGCCCAATGATTGATCAGGTAGGGGAAAATGTACCCATTATTGCATTAACGGCAACGGCTACACCTAAAGTTCAAATGGATATCCAGAAGAATTTAGGTATGATGGATGCTACGGTTTATAAAGCCTCATTTAACCGTTCTAATTTGTTTTACGAAGTTCGCCCTAAACGTGATGTTGTAAAAGAGATTATCCGCTTTATTAAAACCAAGTCGGGGAAATCAGGAATTGTTTATTGCCTATCCAGGAAAAAAGTTGAAGAAATAGCTGAAATTCTAAAGGTCAACGGAATAAAAGCACTGGCATACCATGCAGGATTAGATGCAACTACCCGCGCAAAACATCAGGATATGTTTTTGATGGAGGATGTTGACGTTATTGTTGCCACAATTGCCTTTGGAATGGGAATCGACAAGCCGGATGTCCGTTTTGTAATCCATCATGATATTCCAAAATCATTAGAATCCTATTACCAGGAAACGGGTCGTGCAGGCCGGGATGGTGGGGAAGGACATTGCCTTGCTTTTTATAGTTATAAAGACGTTGAAAAACTTGAAAAATTCCTCAACGGTAAACATGTTTCCGAAGTTGAAATCGGCAAGCAATTATTGCATGAGATTGTTTCGTTTGCAGAAACCTCCATGTGCAGGAGAAAATACCTCCTCTATTATTTCGGTGAGCACTTCGAAGAGAAAAGCTGCGGGGATATGTGTGATAACTGCAGGAACCCACGTGAAAAAACAGAAGGAAAAGATGAATTATTAATTCTTCTCGATTCAATTGCCGAGACCAAAGAAAAACATAAAGCAAAACACCTTATCAGTATTTTAACCGGCGATTTAACGGGCGATATCCGCACTTACAAGCACGATAAACTTGAAGTTTTTGGAAAAGGAGCAGAGCATTCCGATAAATTCTGGGCGGCCGTAATTCGTCAGTCCATTGTTGCAGGATACATCAATAAAGAAATTGAAACCTATGGTGTTTTAAACATCACCAAAAAAGGGAAGGCCTTTATGGAAAACCCGGTTTCATTTATGGTGTTAAAGGAACACGACTACGAAGGTGATTCCAGTGACGATGATGATGATATTATTTCCGGAAAATCCGGTGGAACTGCGGTAGATGAAAATCTATTCAGTATGCTAAAGGATTTACGCAAGACAATCGCGAAACAAAAAAATGTTCCGCCATTTGTAGTCTTTCAGGATCCTTCATTGGAGGATATGTCTGTTCAATATCCGATAACCGTAAAAGAATTAAACAACATTACCGGAGTTGGAGCAGGAAAGGCCGAGCGATTTGGTAAACCATTTGTTGATTTGATTGCTAAATACGTCGAAGAAAACAACATTGATCGTCCGCAAGATTTAGTGATTAAATCCGTAGTCAATAAATCCGGCGCTAAAGTTCAGATTATACAGAATGTCGACCGAAAACTCTCATTGGAAAGCATTGGAAAAGCATTAGGTAAATCCGTGAATGAAGTTGTAGCCGAAATAGAAAGCATTGTTGCTTCCGGTACCCGGATTAATATCAGTTATGTAATCGATGATGTGCTGGATGAGGATTGTCAGGAAGAAATTTTTGATTATTTCCGCAGTGCAGAATCCGATTCGTTGACGGATGCTTACCATGAATTTGATGGTGCATATTCTGAAGAGGAATTGCGGCTCATGCGTATTAAGTTCATGAGTGAAATGGCCAATTAA